A window of the Pseudomonas furukawaii genome harbors these coding sequences:
- a CDS encoding SO2930 family diheme c-type cytochrome has protein sequence MRRALCLVLLVLAGCGREVEPLYLPDGDAYPERLSGWGMLERVDGHLRPVATALAYDLNTPLFSDYAHKLRTLWLPPGQRARYGEARLEFPVGTVLTKTFHYPKDDQGRLLRNAPDDPDPRSGLDLARVHLVETRVLLRQRGGWVALPYVWDEAQGDAHLEWAGASAELTLHDAQGDTLAVDYQVPDANQCAGCHEERHGEGIQPLGPKARHLNRDRVYAEGVENQLRHWQRLGLLEGLPAAGAIPRNALAGAPRAGESLEQQARSYLDINCAHCHNPEGPARTSGLYLDPATPPGVAYGLCKPPVAAGKGSGNRLVGIHPGQPDASVLIYRMASTDPSVMMPELGRSTVHREGLDLLTRWIASLPGGC, from the coding sequence ATGAGGCGGGCGCTCTGCCTGGTCCTGCTGGTGCTGGCGGGCTGCGGGCGGGAGGTGGAGCCGCTCTACCTGCCCGACGGCGACGCCTACCCGGAACGCCTCAGTGGCTGGGGCATGCTGGAGCGCGTCGACGGCCACCTGCGCCCGGTCGCGACCGCGCTGGCCTACGACCTCAACACCCCGCTGTTCAGCGACTACGCCCACAAGCTGCGGACGCTCTGGCTGCCGCCGGGACAGCGCGCCCGCTACGGCGAGGCGCGGCTGGAGTTCCCCGTGGGCACGGTGCTGACCAAGACCTTCCACTACCCCAAGGACGACCAGGGCCGTCTGCTGCGGAACGCCCCGGACGACCCCGATCCGCGATCCGGCCTGGACCTGGCCCGTGTGCATCTGGTGGAAACCCGCGTGCTGCTGCGTCAGCGCGGCGGCTGGGTGGCCCTGCCCTACGTCTGGGACGAGGCCCAGGGCGACGCCCACCTGGAATGGGCCGGAGCCAGCGCCGAGCTGACCCTGCATGACGCGCAGGGCGACACCCTGGCGGTGGACTACCAGGTCCCGGATGCCAACCAGTGCGCGGGTTGCCATGAGGAGCGCCATGGCGAAGGCATTCAGCCCCTCGGTCCCAAGGCGCGGCACCTGAACCGCGACCGGGTCTACGCGGAGGGCGTGGAGAACCAGCTGCGGCACTGGCAGCGCCTGGGCCTGCTGGAGGGGCTGCCCGCTGCCGGGGCCATCCCGCGCAATGCGCTGGCCGGCGCCCCCCGGGCCGGCGAAAGCCTGGAGCAGCAGGCCCGCAGCTACCTGGACATCAACTGCGCCCACTGCCACAACCCCGAAGGGCCGGCGCGCACCTCGGGTCTCTACCTCGACCCCGCCACACCCCCGGGCGTCGCCTATGGCCTGTGCAAGCCGCCGGTGGCGGCCGGCAAGGGCTCCGGCAACCGCCTGGTGGGCATCCATCCCGGCCAGCCAGACGCGTCGGTGCTGATCTACCGGATGGCAAGCACCGACCCCAGCGTGATGATGCCCGAACTGGGGCGTTCCACCGTCCACCGCGAAGGCCTTGACCTGCTGACCCGCTGGATCGCCAGCCTGCCGGGCGGGTGCTGA
- a CDS encoding parallel beta-helix domain-containing protein, translating into MRTPSLLAFALLLAGCGEPTPPPVTHADFQKDLQARLIKARPGTVIELPAGTWRLDRGLSLKVSGVTLKGAGMDRTILSFKGQKAGAEGLLVSASDFTIEDLALEDTRGDALKVIGGRNIVIRNVRTEWTNGPATENGAYGIYPVQTENTLIEGAVAIGASDAGIYVGQSRNVVVRNSRAERNVAGIEIENTIGADVHDNLVIGNTGGILVFNMPNLQQPGHGTRVYRNRIQANNHANFGHKGTPVASVPAGSGVVINANDDVEIFDNDIGDHRTANIIVSSYFSTGYSDLSTTEDFDPYPERIAIHGNRFGPGGDSPDHLELKALKLTRFGLNGRLPDILWDGYINPAKAVDGKLPAEQGICIDNGDATLVNVDGPNNFRNISTDMSPHRCRLAPLPAVKLVLAEQGA; encoded by the coding sequence ATGCGCACGCCCTCCCTCCTGGCCTTCGCCCTCCTGCTCGCCGGCTGCGGCGAGCCCACCCCGCCGCCGGTCACCCACGCCGACTTCCAGAAGGACCTCCAGGCCCGCCTGATCAAGGCCCGGCCCGGCACCGTGATCGAACTGCCCGCCGGCACCTGGCGCCTGGACCGGGGCCTCAGCCTCAAGGTCAGCGGCGTCACCCTGAAGGGCGCCGGCATGGACAGGACCATCCTCAGCTTCAAGGGCCAGAAGGCCGGTGCCGAGGGGCTGCTGGTGAGCGCCTCGGACTTCACCATCGAGGACCTGGCGCTGGAAGACACCCGGGGCGACGCCCTCAAGGTGATCGGCGGCCGGAACATCGTCATCCGCAACGTGCGCACCGAATGGACCAACGGCCCGGCCACCGAGAACGGCGCCTACGGCATCTACCCGGTGCAGACCGAGAACACCCTGATCGAAGGCGCCGTGGCCATCGGTGCCTCCGACGCCGGCATCTACGTCGGCCAGTCGCGCAACGTGGTGGTACGCAACAGCCGCGCCGAGCGCAACGTCGCCGGCATCGAGATCGAGAACACCATCGGCGCCGATGTCCATGACAACCTCGTCATCGGCAACACCGGCGGCATCCTCGTGTTCAACATGCCCAACCTGCAGCAGCCGGGACACGGCACCCGTGTCTACCGCAACCGCATCCAGGCCAACAACCACGCCAACTTCGGCCACAAGGGCACCCCGGTGGCCAGCGTGCCGGCCGGCTCCGGCGTGGTGATCAACGCCAATGACGATGTGGAGATCTTCGACAACGACATCGGCGATCACCGTACCGCCAACATCATCGTCAGCAGCTACTTCAGCACCGGCTACAGCGACCTCTCCACCACCGAGGATTTCGATCCCTACCCCGAGCGCATCGCCATCCACGGCAACCGCTTCGGCCCCGGCGGCGACAGCCCCGACCATCTGGAACTCAAGGCGCTCAAGCTCACCCGGTTCGGCCTCAACGGCCGCCTGCCGGATATCCTCTGGGACGGCTACATCAACCCGGCCAAGGCGGTGGACGGCAAACTGCCGGCGGAGCAGGGCATCTGCATCGACAATGGCGACGCCACCCTGGTGAACGTCGACGGGCCGAACAACTTCAGGAACATCAGCACCGACATGAGCCCCCACCGCTGCCGCCTGGCGCCCCTGCCAGCGGTCAAGCTGGTCCTGGCGGAGCAGGGCGCATGA